Part of the Melopsittacus undulatus isolate bMelUnd1 chromosome 14, bMelUnd1.mat.Z, whole genome shotgun sequence genome is shown below.
ttttctcatttcctcatctcttccccagcctcccatggtttgggtttctgccactagagtggcagaaagccttttctccttctttcctttggcttgataTCAATCCCTACCGCCTCAGGTTGACGTTGTGGATCCACCAGGAAAGGTGGTGAAGCTGGGAAACGTCTGCATTGGACAGACGGTGAAGAAGATGGTCACCGTAGCCAACAAGAGTGCAGCCCCTCTCACCTTTAAGCTGAGGGTCATGTCCACCgtgccagagctgcaggaagctggggtaaggcccgttccttctctgcagagcactttggtgtgcctgcagggagcactgagctgctgtgggtgggagctAGTAGGTAATGACTCAGGTgtgggctgccctggctgcctgtgcctgccctgtcctgcctgctggcactgctctggcagcagatgcctgcagtgcgaatgcttcagctgagctgggtgccAGGACTCCCCGAGAGCCAGAAGTGAGAAGGCAGCACAATTCCTCTAGCCTGTTTTAGACACATCCATCAGGATGCAGCCATGTGTTTTAGATCTGGAAAGGTGAGGGAGGTGAATCTTGAAAGAGGGAgagttgcagctctgttggaaCGTATGTGAAAGCTTTAGAAGACAGAGTTGACCTCGCCGTGACCAGGTGGACACATGGTAGAAAACACCTTTGGTATTCCCTAGGAATGCCTAGGAGGGAATGAgtgggactggggcagtgctggtggggacagaagaggaattggaagcctcttccctgagtgtggtgagggaggCTCCACAGCTCACTTGCCAGATGAAATAGTCTCCACTCGTTTCTTCGGGTAGgttctgtgcttgaagcccagcaaggatctaaagctgaagggcagaggagacacCTGCAAAGTGGAGGTGACCTTCTCCCCGAAGCGCCGCATGCAGCCGTTCAGcggggaagtgctgctggagtgccGCGGGCTGGTGCGCTCCCTCTGTGTGGTGCGGggctcctgccagggcagcctcgTGAGCCTGGACCAGgaccagctcagctttggagCCGTGGTGCAGCAGAGCTACACGTGCCGGCGCGTCGTCATGCGGAACGCGGGCGACACGAGAGTCAGGTAAAGCAGCAGGTCCTGCCCAGCCTCAAGCCTTATTGCCAGGTGGCTCAGTGTCAGGCCTGAGATGTGGTGGGAAAGCCCACGAGAGACTTGGAGCCTCACACTGAGGCTtacactgccttcacagctcCCCGTGGctaatccttctttcctgtccttgtgctttcctcGGCAAGGTTTATGTGGGACGCGGAGAGCTTCAAGCCAGACTTTTCCATCAGCCCCACAAAGGGTTACATCAGCCCAGGGGTGGATGTCCCCTTGGTTGTGACCTTCCGCCCCTCgaagctgagccaggctgtccAGTACGAGGGGCTGCGGTGCttcatccagggcagtgaggcgCTGCAGCTTACGCTGGCAGGATCCTGCGTGGAGGCCCCTGGCCCCAAAGAGGTAacgcagcagggacaggatgggcCCCTGGACCCCAGCATCTGCACCACAtctctcccagggcaggaactgaaggacacttgtgagcacagactcgctggtgctggggtatcccagagagaaactgctgggcaggattgccagaattcctgagccctgtcattgcctttctcccctgttcaaggtgctgctcctccagtgagcagctcagctgtcctggctctgcactgcagcacccatgccatgtatcccagcactgcacctgcagccacacttctcCCCCCTGCTGGGCCAGGGGAGGGCATTCAGCAGTAGGAAGGGGCAAGGCATCTGCATCCagtccctgggatggggcagtctGGGAGCTGTTGGCTCTTGCTCCCAGAGAGAGCGtggagctcctcttcctcctgcccacgaaggaaggggctgtgtggctgcagatctTGTCCTTGCACAGGAGTTTCCTTTCAGGACTCCCTGTTTCCTTTCACCCAGCATGCGAAAGgcttgttctgctcccttcttcaaGAGCAACCAGCTTGATTTACTCCAAAAGCTATGGCCAAAGCGtaatttttgcatgtgacaaggaaaagctgctccctgtgctccaggtcctggtgcagagccagcGTGAGAAGAGTGGGAAGGGTTGTGGGTACgacccagcagcctctgtgctcctctgttacagacgctgactttcagctgcaatgtgcgtgagaggcagagccagaccaTCCTCCTGTCCAACCCGAGCAGCGAGGCctggaccctgcagcccatcattgaggggaaatactggaaagggCCTGAATTTATCCACCTGGAggccaggcaaaaagaaaaggtctaccAGGTCACCTACAGACCCCTAACCATGAGctctgagaacaagaagcacCAGGTACGTGAGCTGTGCCAGCGTGTGCTGACCCTCGTGGCATGACCCTTgtagctcaccctgctttgggcaggaggttggccgagatgaccttcagaggtcctgtccaagctgaaggtgtcctgtgccctctgttggaagctgggttttgtggtggctGAGGGCCAGGCACGGGCAAAGGGCAGATGGGAACTCGGGCCTGACACCAAACGTGTTGGAGCAGCTGACCTAAAGAGCCAGGCTTTCTGAAGgccaagaaatgaagtttgttctgCGCAGCTCCTGGTGGCTGCTTGTGGCAGCCCAGGGGGCTCAGAGACCCCCATGCTCAGCGCACGGCTGCACAGGCTCTCCGAGCCCTGGGCACAACCACTTGTGCctgtccttgtgcagcttgcagggagcaagaagggcaaagctgccctgcagtttctcagtgccCTCCTGGCCGTGAACAGGCAAGTGGGAAACGAGAGAGATCTCTTGACAgtcatgcaggagctgtgggaggagcCCTTCCTGCAGGTCTCAGGCTGGGCACATGGGGGTGACTGGCCCCTCTGTAATGTTTTCTGTGCCATAAGGGGTCAGTTCAGAAGggctctggggtgctggagctgccgggTCCTTGTCCCGCTCCAGCTGACCTTACAGTAGGCCAGAAATGAGGTCAGAGATTTCTGGTCTCCGtctccagggtgctcagcagatCTGTGCCCTTAGGGTTGCACGTGCTCAGCATGTCTTTAACGTAGAGCCTGCGTGAGGAgtcttgcagctttcagctgctgtggaggcagaggagatggcagaggCAGGTGTCTGGGATCCACGGGCACCCAGAATGATCATGGATATGAGCTTTCCATGGCCCACGGCTGGTGGACCCCTGTTGTGCCAGCTTAGAGGCTGCTGTctgggcagtgctgttgggGCTAAGGCCAGCAGGACTGAGGCAATGGAGCTCATCAGGGACGGGcaccccctgcccagggctgtccctgcatgagcacaggctggcagggatgTGCCCAGGTGAGTGTGGCCAGTAAGGGAGTGTtgagatgtgcagagcagctctgctgcagggcccgtgtctccttgctttgcccagagatgctgcctctgtgtcctgtagctgtgccatgtCCTGTGGGCCATGCACCCACTCAcaaccagctctgagcaggtgcgatgctggtgcctcctcctgcacaggacagggctgcaggcagagctctgccagctgggcgTGCTGGAAgttgctgcagtgagagcctgAGGCATGGGGCTGGCCAGGGGTGCTCCAGAGCCGACTTGTCCTATTCGTTGTCTGTagggctccatcttcttccccctgccgGACGGGACAGGCTTACGCTACCACCtggaaggaactgctgaagcccCCAGGTGTTCAGGGGCCATTTCCCGGCAGGTTCCATGCAGGAAGTGCCACACGgagctcatccctgtgtccaactggcTGCACAGACCACAGAGGTGAGTCCAGCCCAGGAAGTCTGGAAGTGCCTGGAAGCTCCTTCCCTGAAAGCTTGTCCCTCTCCTTGGCAGTGTCTGGCCATACCCAcgttctgcctgtgcagaggcacCCTGGAGGGCTTTCCTCCAAGGGGGATGAGAGTTGGTGCCCTGTGCCTGAGGCACTGAGGGTGAGAGGGGCTGTATTGTACCCCCACACGATGGGTATCCTATGGGAGTCCTTCGTGTTGACCTTCACTGTGTCCTTCTCACCCACAGGTTCCTGGTGGTTATTGACATGCTCAAACCAGAGAacctggaaagcagttctgtgctgcaggggtgttCCTACATGGACGTGCCAAGCTCTGCGAAGAAGGACTACCAGCTCACCTTCCTCTCCTGCAAAGAAGGAGTCTTCAGGGCAAAGGTAAGTGAGGACACTGGTCTGCAGGGCCCTtcaaggagctgttggctcaCCGAGAAGCTACACGCCTCTTCATACCTCCACGTGCACAGGTCCTATGAAATACCGCACGTGCTTTCTGTGGTCTTGTGCTCTTCCTCGGTTGGTGCTCACAGCCATTCCTGGAAGCAGGGCGCTGAGCTCAGTGGGCTgttttgggtctgttttcatgtgtggaatgagcagcccttccctttctgtctgatttaggTGACCTTCCTCAATGAGACAACCGGAGAGTACTTGTTCCACATGGTGACTTTCAAGGCGGTggcttcaggacccatgggcaCTGTTCAAATGAGCACCGCTGTTCGGCAGAGAGTGTCCTCCAGCGTCAAGGTGGACAACCCTCTGCCTGTCCCGGTGACGTTTGACATCAACTGCAAAGTGCCCGACGTCAGCGTTCCCCAGCACTTTACTGTCCCTGCACAGTCGAAGGTAGGGGCAAAGCTCCTCcggctccctctgctctccctgctcctggctgcagggGATGCTCTTGAAGGGTGATGCCTGAAAGGAGCCATGTGGGGCTTCCTTCCGTGGTGGCAGCTCCCTGCCGATGATCTAGAGAGGGAGCAGTGTGCGAGAATATCCCCAGTGGGCATCATCCTGCGCTGGtggagcctgccctgctgccccctgGAACACGCTGCAAGTGGGCCTCACGTGgcaggtccttgtgccacgtgcCCCTCATTTAGTGTGGTgcttccagctgtgagtggCTGCAGGACAAGCCTCAGCCCATGGCCAGGTTGTCTGCAGCCTGGATTGACAGGAAGTGGTGTGTGCcctgggggagcacaggggctTTTTATGggtgggaagcttctggcatcgTGCTGGAGGGCTCTGAGCTGTTGGGATCTGTCCCTAAGTGAACCGTCCCCCAGAAGGAGCAAGGCTGTGCCCGAGAGAGGGGAGTCAGAGCGGGGAAGGCAGCCCAGCCttctggcactgcctgagcacagcagggaccagctgcCCCTTGTCAgtgttccctgcctctgcctgacaaagtggctttttccttccttcctcccaggcggATCTTGTCTTGGAGTATCAGCCCCTGCAAACGGGTGAGAGCAGCGGGCAGctggtgctccagagcagcgACTTGGGCTCTCTGTTTTACACgctgcagctgaaagccaccTGGAGCAGGCCAGAGAAGCCCGTGTATTTCCGCACCAGGCTGGGCTCCCGTCAGACCATCACCACCAAAATACGGCATTTTGCCCAGCAGAAGACCGAGTACCTCGTACAGGTGAGCGCGGCTGCCGGGGCtctggctgggaggcagctcctctggccagcaccagccctctccACCAAGGGCTCCAAGTGCCTCTGGCTTGGCgtggcagagccagggtggCCATGTGAGCCCAGGGGTCTTCCCACTGGTGTGGGCTTGTCACCAGCTGCACTGTCCTCCCTTGCGGGCCCGTGTCTGCTGCCCTGGTTGGAGCTGCTTTTGCAGGCGCCACGGTGCCTGGGCTTGCttcccccttgcagcccaggTCTGGCAGTCGGGTGTCTTGGGGCTTGGGTGCAGGGTTGTCCCTGCTGGGCACGTTTGCACAGTTCTCGTGCCCATTCCCCGCAGGCACTCACCAGGAGTGTGGTGTGGGTGGGCCAGGCCAGGGCCAGGGGACCATCGTGTTCTTCCCgaggtgctggctctgctgttgtgacCCACCCCCCATGGTCTCTTGTCTCCCCTGCACAGACCGACTGTGCCGACTTCCAGACGGCAAAATCCATCAGTGCGGCACCcgccagtgctgggggctcGGACCTGAGCGTGGAAGTGACCTTTGAGCCCTGCCACCTGGGCGAAGCCAAGGCcacgctgcagctcagctctgctttgggtGGGCAGTACTGCATCCCACTCATCGGCCTTGCGCTGCCCCCTGAAGCCCAGGgccccttcctcatcccagccggcggcaccacctccatctccttcaggaacgTCTTCCGGAAGGCCACGGCGTTCCAATACGCAGTGAAGCACCCGGGCTTCACCGTCAGGGCCCCCGAGGTGCTGCGTGccaagagcagcaccaccatcacCGTCTCCTTCGCGGGCGGCCCGgctcctgtcaccagcaggctggtggtctcctgccctgggggctCCTGGATCTACCACCTCCGGGGCCTGCCCTTCCCCCGCAAGTGAgcagctgcccccagcccttcctgccACGTTCGTGCTCTCAGgagcaaataaatgtcatttaacatCCTCCCACACGACGTCCTTGTCTCTGAATGGGAGAGACGTGAATTTGCTGGATGGACACCCGGTGgacaaggaattggctggatgactgcacGCAGAGAGCTGCGGTCAGTGGCTctatgtccaactggagaccagtgaggaatggtgtctctcaggggtcggtgttggggcagaccctgttcaacatctttgttggtgacacagGCAGTGGGAtcgagcaccctcagcaagtttgctgacgacaccaagctgtgtggtgcagtcagcgtgctggagggaagggttggcatccagagggacctggacatgctggagaggtgTCCAACCTCCTGAAGTTCATCAGAGCCAAGTGCAggctcctgcccctgggtcagggcaatcccaagcacagctacaggctgcagggaaaagtgattcagagcagcccgaggagaagggcctgggggtcagaacatgagctggcttcagcatgggcttgagcccagaaaccccctgtgtcctgggctgtatcaccaccagcatgaccaggaggtcaagggaggtgatcctgctcctccactctgctctcatgagacccgcacttggagcactgggtagagttctggtgtcctcaccagAAGGACctagagctgttggagcaaatccagaggagggtcatgaggatgctaagggggatggagcagctgctgtacaaagacaggctgagaaagttggggctgttcagcctggagaagagaaggctgcgtggagacctcatagcagccttccagtatctgaagaaggcctacagggatgctggggagggactcttcattagggactgcagtgacaggacaaggggtaacaggttaaaacttaaacaggggaagtttagattggatataaggaagaaattctttactgtgatggtgctgaggcactggaatgggttgcccaggaaggttgtgaatgctccatccctggcagtgttcaaggccagaatggatgaagccttgggagatatggtttagtgtgagatgtccctgcccatggcaggggggttggaactagatgatcttaagttcctttccaaccccaactattctatgattctatgaaagagctacatgggaaaataaatctgatagAGAAAATGGTCAAATAGGCAGTACATTTTGAAAGCTGCAGATCTCAATGTGTATTCTGTAATACCTGCTACTCCACTGATGAGCTGACTCTTACCGTGGTGGAAGTGATCTTGGAATGATAAT
Proteins encoded:
- the LOC117437001 gene encoding hydrocephalus-inducing protein homolog, whose amino-acid sequence is MSTVPELQEAGVLCLKPSKDLKLKGRGDTCKVEVTFSPKRRMQPFSGEVLLECRGLVRSLCVVRGSCQGSLVSLDQDQLSFGAVVQQSYTCRRVVMRNAGDTRVRFMWDAESFKPDFSISPTKGYISPGVDVPLVVTFRPSKLSQAVQYEGLRCFIQGSEALQLTLAGSCVEAPGPKEGRN
- the LOC117437002 gene encoding hydrocephalus-inducing protein-like, with product MSSENKKHQGSIFFPLPDGTGLRYHLEGTAEAPRCSGAISRQVPCRKCHTELIPVSNWLHRPQRFLVVIDMLKPENLESSSVLQGCSYMDVPSSAKKDYQLTFLSCKEGVFRAKVTFLNETTGEYLFHMVTFKAVASGPMGTVQMSTAVRQRVSSSVKVDNPLPVPVTFDINCKVPDVSVPQHFTVPAQSKADLVLEYQPLQTGESSGQLVLQSSDLGSLFYTLQLKATWSRPEKPVYFRTRLGSRQTITTKIRHFAQQKTEYLVQTDCADFQTAKSISAAPASAGGSDLSVEVTFEPCHLGEAKATLQLSSALGGQYCIPLIGLALPPEAQGPFLIPAGGTTSISFRNVFRKATAFQYAVKHPGFTVRAPEVLRAKSSTTITVSFAGGPAPVTSRLVVSCPGGSWIYHLRGLPFPRK